Proteins encoded by one window of Vitis riparia cultivar Riparia Gloire de Montpellier isolate 1030 chromosome 11, EGFV_Vit.rip_1.0, whole genome shotgun sequence:
- the LOC117924764 gene encoding alpha/beta hydrolase domain-containing protein 17B-like, which translates to MGNVTSNVAAKFAFFPPDPPTYDVIREEDGRLVFSGLTADKNVDVHLLDTKGGSKIVATFWRHPFARFTILYSHGNAADLGQMQELFIELRAHLRVNIMSYDYSGYGASTGKPSEFNTYYDIEAVYNCLKREYGLKQEDVILYGQSVGSGPTLHLASRSPKLRGVVLHSAILSGIRVLYPVKMTFWFDIFKNIDKIRQVNCPVLVIHVSSPFLQLNFF; encoded by the exons ATGGGCAATGTAACGTCGAATGTTGCTGCGAAATTCGCGTTTTTTCCACCAGACCCACCAACGTACGATGTGATCAGAGAGGAAGATGGGAGGCTGGTGTTCTCCGGGCTCACCGCAGACAAGAACGTGGATGTTCATTTGCTTGATACCAAGGGTGGAAGCAAGATTGTAGCCACCTTCTGGAGACACCCTTTTGCCAGATTCACGATTTTGTACTCCCATGGCAACGCTGCTGACCTGGGTCAGATGCAGGAGCTATTCATTGAGCTCAGAGCTCACCTCCGTGTCAACATCATGAG CTATGATTATTCTGGATATGGGGCTTCCACTGGTAAG CCATCTGAGTTCAACACATACTATGACATAGAAGCTGTATACAATTGTTTGAAGAGAGAATATGGACTTAAGCAAGAGGATGTGATTTTGTATGGCCAATCTGTTGGAAGTGGACCCACATTACACTTGGCTTCTCGGTCACCAAAGTTGAGAGGTGTTGTTCTTCATAGTGCCATCCTTTCAGGCATACGAGTCTTGTATCCTGTAAAGATGACATTTTGGTTTGATATTTTCAAA AATATAGACAAAATACGGCAAGTCAACTGCCCAGTTCTTGTAATACATGTGAGTTCCCCTTTTTTGCAGCTGAATTTCTTTTAA